A genomic stretch from Photobacterium atrarenae includes:
- the pheS gene encoding phenylalanine--tRNA ligase subunit alpha, whose protein sequence is MLHLDEIIANATAAIEQAESLVALDEVRVQYLGKKGELTLQLQSLGKLPPEERREAGQNINKAKQAVQQGIAARKDALQRAELEAKLAAETIDVSLPGRRIENGGLHPVTRTVERIETFFGELGFNVEAGPEIEDAFHNFDALNIAADHPARTDHDTFFFNPDLMLRTHTSGVQIRTMENGKPPFRFIAPGRVYRNDYDQTHTPMFHQVEGMLVDENVNFAQLKGILHDFLCNFFEEEVEVRFRPSYFPFTEPSAEVDVKGKNGKWLEVLGCGMVHPNVLRSVGIDPDKYSGFAFGMGVERLTMLRYGVNDLRAFFENDLRFLKQFK, encoded by the coding sequence ATGCTACATCTAGACGAGATTATTGCCAACGCAACGGCAGCCATAGAGCAGGCTGAGTCATTAGTCGCTCTGGACGAAGTCCGTGTCCAGTATCTGGGCAAAAAGGGTGAACTGACCCTTCAATTACAAAGCTTGGGCAAACTTCCGCCGGAAGAGCGCCGCGAAGCCGGTCAAAACATCAATAAAGCCAAGCAAGCGGTTCAGCAGGGCATTGCTGCGCGTAAAGATGCGCTGCAACGTGCCGAACTGGAAGCCAAACTGGCTGCTGAAACAATTGATGTGAGCCTGCCGGGCCGTCGCATCGAGAACGGTGGGTTGCACCCGGTTACCCGTACCGTTGAGCGTATCGAAACCTTCTTTGGTGAGTTGGGCTTTAATGTTGAAGCCGGCCCTGAAATCGAAGATGCATTCCACAACTTCGACGCGTTGAATATTGCGGCCGATCACCCGGCGCGTACGGATCACGACACCTTCTTCTTTAACCCTGATCTGATGCTTCGTACGCACACCTCAGGCGTTCAGATCCGGACGATGGAAAACGGCAAACCGCCATTCCGTTTTATCGCGCCAGGCCGTGTTTACCGTAATGACTACGACCAAACCCATACGCCAATGTTTCACCAGGTGGAAGGGATGCTGGTTGATGAGAATGTCAATTTTGCTCAGCTGAAAGGCATTTTGCATGACTTCCTGTGTAACTTCTTTGAAGAAGAAGTGGAAGTTCGTTTCCGTCCTTCATACTTCCCGTTCACTGAACCTTCTGCAGAAGTGGACGTGAAAGGCAAGAATGGTAAGTGGCTTGAGGTCCTGGGCTGCGGTATGGTTCACCCGAACGTGCTGCGTAGCGTCGGGATCGATCCTGATAAATACTCTGGTTTTGCGTTCGGTATGGGTGTAGAGCGTCTGACGATGCTGCGTTACGGCGTCAACGACCTGCGCGCATTCTTCGAGAACGATCTTCGTTTCCTAAAACAGTTCAAGTAA
- a CDS encoding acyltransferase family protein: MQRIHAFDSVKFLAIIAVFVIHYMSFYGYGGEEQNAIYLSLNILARFAVPFFFVAAGYLYYFRSQSDSGQYTLRYVSKLIRMYLIWTLFYLLVVGLGYQNWQSFSWLAALYHGTLGFEIMWFMTALIITISLLYLAQRFQVTTPLLLIACMLHAIGLTGQSYQVLLPVELFNPQTNTFLTNSRDPLFFGLFYLMLGYQLARSNAVRWIARAPWPTYLLATLIFSALSVAEGLWLIRRHGSTSADYYLMTIPVTLALTALVLTRPTTTSPSVLAKLGTHSGEIYLNHGVLNTLVMSLFWYMGAYSNPEVAALIFDNLALQLLLVPAALGTNFFLYFSIRKLFGAIFGRNLIIHWREPAMMLCAYWLLFLLMGDSQGELRFNHRDPVTILQAIIGSLAAYLAFVYLLMPTSGRCGVDFRNHILVPLLTAVYWLMLAWSGAIQWLLAFHQLEASPVVQLLSGPVFCFCLLAIVSVAMVLGLQKWCYQITADHQAASSYGT, from the coding sequence ATGCAAAGGATCCATGCCTTCGACTCAGTAAAGTTCTTGGCAATTATTGCAGTATTTGTCATTCATTATATGAGCTTCTATGGCTACGGGGGTGAAGAGCAGAATGCCATTTATCTGAGCCTGAATATATTGGCCCGGTTCGCTGTGCCCTTCTTTTTTGTCGCCGCCGGATATCTCTACTATTTCCGTAGCCAGTCTGACAGTGGGCAGTATACCCTGCGCTATGTGAGCAAGTTGATCCGGATGTATCTCATCTGGACCCTGTTTTACCTGCTTGTCGTTGGGCTGGGCTATCAAAACTGGCAATCGTTTTCCTGGTTGGCAGCACTGTACCACGGAACTCTCGGGTTCGAGATCATGTGGTTTATGACCGCCCTGATCATCACCATCAGCCTGCTTTATCTGGCACAGCGTTTCCAGGTGACGACTCCTCTGTTGCTCATCGCCTGTATGCTCCATGCAATTGGCTTAACTGGACAGTCCTATCAGGTATTGCTTCCTGTTGAGCTGTTTAATCCGCAAACCAACACCTTTTTGACAAACTCCCGCGACCCGCTGTTCTTTGGCCTGTTTTATCTGATGCTGGGGTACCAGTTGGCCAGAAGCAACGCCGTCAGATGGATTGCACGTGCGCCCTGGCCTACCTATTTACTGGCCACGCTGATATTTTCTGCCCTGTCTGTTGCAGAAGGGCTTTGGCTGATCCGGCGACACGGCAGTACCAGCGCAGATTATTATCTCATGACCATTCCGGTCACCCTGGCATTAACGGCACTTGTACTGACCCGACCAACAACGACCTCGCCTTCTGTACTGGCGAAACTCGGCACACACAGTGGAGAGATTTACCTTAATCATGGTGTTCTGAACACCTTGGTCATGTCCCTTTTCTGGTACATGGGAGCCTACAGCAATCCAGAAGTTGCCGCCCTGATTTTCGATAATTTGGCGCTGCAGCTGTTGCTGGTCCCGGCAGCGCTTGGCACCAACTTCTTCCTCTATTTCTCCATCAGAAAATTGTTCGGTGCGATATTTGGCCGCAACCTGATCATCCATTGGCGGGAGCCCGCAATGATGCTTTGTGCTTACTGGCTACTGTTCCTCTTGATGGGAGATAGCCAGGGCGAATTACGGTTTAATCACCGGGATCCTGTCACTATCCTGCAAGCCATTATCGGCAGTCTCGCGGCATACCTGGCTTTTGTCTATTTGCTGATGCCAACATCCGGTCGATGCGGGGTTGATTTTCGTAACCATATATTGGTTCCGCTGCTAACCGCCGTGTATTGGCTGATGTTGGCGTGGAGTGGCGCGATCCAATGGCTGTTGGCGTTCCACCAGCTTGAAGCATCGCCAGTGGTGCAGTTACTCAGTGGCCCTGTATTCTGCTTCTGCCTCCTGGCCATTGTGTCTGTAGCCATGGTGCTGGGTCTGCAAAAATGGTGTTACCAAATAACAGCGGATCATCAAGCGGCGTCATCATACGGCACCTGA
- the rplT gene encoding 50S ribosomal protein L20, producing MPRVKRGVQARARHKKVLKQAKGYYGARSRVYRVAFQAVTKAGQYAYRDRRNKKRTFRQLWIARINAAARQNGMSYSRLINGLKKASIEIDRKILADIAVFDKATFAVLVEKAKAAL from the coding sequence ATGCCTCGCGTAAAACGTGGTGTACAAGCACGTGCACGTCACAAGAAAGTTCTTAAACAAGCTAAAGGTTACTACGGTGCACGTTCACGTGTATATCGCGTAGCTTTCCAAGCAGTAACTAAAGCTGGTCAGTATGCTTACCGTGACCGTCGCAACAAGAAACGTACTTTCCGTCAACTGTGGATTGCACGTATCAACGCTGCTGCTCGTCAAAACGGTATGTCTTACAGCCGTCTGATCAATGGTCTTAAGAAAGCCTCTATCGAGATCGATCGTAAGATCCTGGCTGACATCGCTGTATTCGACAAAGCAACTTTCGCAGTTCTAGTTGAAAAAGCAAAAGCTGCACTGTAA
- the rpmI gene encoding 50S ribosomal protein L35, whose protein sequence is MPKMKSNKGAAKRFKKTAGGFKFKHATKRHILTKRTTKNKRQLRPNAILPACEVAAVARMLPFA, encoded by the coding sequence ATGCCTAAGATGAAATCCAACAAAGGTGCTGCTAAGCGTTTCAAGAAAACTGCTGGTGGCTTTAAGTTTAAGCACGCAACTAAGCGTCACATCCTGACTAAACGTACTACTAAGAACAAACGTCAGCTACGTCCAAACGCTATCCTTCCTGCATGTGAAGTGGCAGCTGTTGCACGTATGCTTCCGTTCGCTTAA
- the infC gene encoding translation initiation factor IF-3, translating to MKQNQHRLNGEIRGVREVRLTGIDGESIGVVSIEEAMNTAHEAGVDLVEISPNAEPPVCRVMDYGKYLFEKSKAAKEQKKKQKQIQVKEVKFRPGTDEGDYQVKLRNLTRFLEEGNKGKVTLRFRGREMAHQSLGIDLLNRIKEELADLAVVESFPTRVEGRQMTMMLAPKKK from the coding sequence GTGAAACAAAATCAGCATCGTCTGAACGGCGAAATCCGTGGTGTACGCGAAGTTCGCTTGACTGGTATTGATGGGGAGTCAATTGGTGTTGTTTCTATTGAAGAAGCAATGAATACTGCTCATGAAGCTGGTGTTGATCTAGTTGAAATCAGCCCTAATGCCGAGCCACCAGTTTGTCGTGTGATGGACTATGGCAAGTACCTGTTCGAAAAGAGCAAGGCTGCTAAAGAGCAAAAGAAAAAGCAAAAACAAATCCAGGTGAAGGAAGTTAAATTCCGTCCTGGTACAGACGAAGGCGATTATCAGGTAAAACTGCGCAACCTGACTCGCTTTTTAGAAGAGGGCAACAAGGGCAAAGTCACACTGCGTTTCCGTGGTCGTGAGATGGCCCACCAGAGTCTGGGTATCGATCTTCTGAATCGTATCAAGGAAGAGCTAGCCGACCTAGCGGTTGTAGAGAGCTTCCCGACGCGAGTTGAAGGTCGTCAAATGACGATGATGCTTGCCCCGAAGAAGAAGTAA
- the thrS gene encoding threonine--tRNA ligase gives MPVITLPDGSQRQFDNPVSTLEVAQSIGPGLAKATIAGRVNGQRVDACDLIETDASLEIITAKDEVDGLEIVRHSCAHLLGHALKQLYPQAKMAIGPTIDNGFYYDIDLDESLTQEDLEKIEKRMKELAKTKYQVVKKKVSWQEARDTFESREEPYKMEILDENVSRDDRPGLYHHEEYVDMCRGPHVPHMGFCQHFTLLNVAGAYWRGNSDNKMLQRIYGTAFHDKKALKAHLVRLEEAAKRDHRKIGKQLDLFHMQQEAPGMVFWHHNGWTIFRELEVFIREKLAEYDYQEVKGPLMMDRVLWERSGHWDKYAEAMFTTSSENREYAIKPMNCPGHVQIFNQGLKSYRDLPLRMAEFGSCHRNEPSGALHGIMRVRGFTQDDAHVFCTEDQVQQEVTSCIKMVYDTYQTFGFDNIVVKLSTRPEKRVGSDEMWDKAESDLKLALASMDIPYDIQEGEGAFYGPKIEFTLHDCLDRAWQCGTVQLDFALPERLGATYVGEDNERHTPVMIHRAILGSLERFIGILIEEYAGFFPTWLAPQQAVVMNITDSQSEYVQEVVAKLQKSGIRAIADLRNEKIGFKIREHTLKRVPYMLVCGDKEVEAGEIAVRTRKGKDLGKFKIDDLVAFMQEEISSRKLNIVEE, from the coding sequence ATGCCTGTAATTACTCTTCCTGACGGCAGTCAGCGTCAATTCGACAACCCGGTTTCAACTTTGGAAGTTGCACAATCAATCGGTCCTGGTTTGGCAAAAGCGACCATTGCCGGTCGAGTTAATGGTCAGCGCGTCGATGCGTGTGATCTGATCGAAACAGATGCGAGCCTTGAAATCATCACAGCGAAAGACGAAGTCGATGGCCTGGAAATTGTTCGTCACTCCTGTGCGCACCTGTTGGGCCACGCCCTGAAACAGCTGTACCCGCAAGCGAAAATGGCGATTGGTCCGACGATCGACAACGGCTTTTATTACGATATTGATTTGGATGAGTCGCTGACGCAAGAAGATCTGGAAAAGATTGAAAAGCGGATGAAAGAGCTGGCGAAGACCAAATACCAGGTGGTAAAGAAAAAGGTCAGCTGGCAGGAAGCACGTGATACGTTTGAATCCCGTGAAGAGCCGTACAAGATGGAAATCCTCGACGAGAACGTTTCTCGCGACGATCGTCCGGGCCTGTATCATCACGAAGAATACGTTGACATGTGTCGTGGCCCGCACGTCCCGCATATGGGCTTCTGCCAGCACTTTACACTGCTGAACGTTGCCGGTGCTTACTGGCGCGGGAACAGCGACAACAAGATGCTGCAGCGGATTTACGGCACGGCCTTCCACGACAAGAAAGCGCTGAAGGCGCATCTGGTTCGTCTCGAAGAAGCAGCAAAGCGTGACCACCGTAAGATTGGTAAGCAGCTGGACTTGTTCCACATGCAGCAAGAAGCACCGGGTATGGTCTTCTGGCACCACAATGGCTGGACCATTTTCCGCGAGCTGGAAGTCTTTATTCGCGAAAAACTGGCTGAGTATGATTACCAGGAGGTTAAAGGTCCGCTGATGATGGACCGCGTGCTGTGGGAACGCTCTGGTCACTGGGACAAATACGCGGAAGCGATGTTCACGACGTCTTCTGAAAACCGTGAATATGCGATTAAGCCGATGAACTGCCCGGGTCACGTGCAGATCTTCAACCAGGGACTGAAATCTTACCGTGATCTGCCACTGCGTATGGCAGAGTTCGGCTCATGTCACCGTAACGAGCCATCCGGCGCCCTGCACGGCATAATGCGCGTACGTGGTTTTACCCAGGATGATGCTCACGTATTCTGTACTGAAGATCAGGTACAACAAGAAGTTACTTCTTGTATCAAAATGGTTTATGATACCTACCAGACATTTGGCTTTGACAACATTGTTGTGAAGCTGTCGACACGTCCTGAAAAACGTGTTGGCTCAGATGAAATGTGGGATAAAGCCGAATCGGACCTGAAACTGGCACTGGCGTCTATGGATATCCCATATGACATCCAGGAAGGTGAGGGTGCATTCTACGGACCGAAGATCGAGTTTACCCTGCATGACTGTCTGGATCGTGCCTGGCAGTGTGGCACGGTGCAACTGGACTTTGCGTTGCCTGAGCGTCTGGGTGCGACTTATGTTGGTGAAGACAACGAGCGCCATACCCCGGTGATGATTCACCGTGCGATTCTGGGCTCGCTGGAGCGCTTTATCGGAATTCTGATTGAAGAGTATGCTGGTTTCTTCCCAACCTGGTTGGCACCACAACAAGCTGTGGTGATGAATATTACCGACAGTCAGTCAGAATATGTCCAGGAAGTCGTAGCAAAACTGCAAAAAAGTGGAATTAGAGCCATTGCGGACTTGAGAAATGAGAAGATTGGCTTTAAAATTCGCGAACATACTTTGAAGCGGGTACCTTACATGCTGGTTTGCGGCGACAAAGAAGTCGAAGCAGGCGAGATTGCGGTACGTACTCGCAAGGGTAAAGATTTGGGTAAATTTAAGATTGATGATCTTGTTGCATTTATGCAGGAAGAAATTAGCAGTCGCAAGCTCAATATTGTGGAGGAATAA
- the hutC gene encoding histidine utilization repressor encodes MAQSPRYLQIKQYLHEKIQSRVWPPGHRIPTEIELSEQFSVSRMTANKAIRDLVKDGLLERTPRLGTFVCQKKAESPLMAIRNIAEEVKNRGHHYTSEVISQATVKASDEIALQLGVRHGTDVYFTQIVHFENDSPIQLEERWVNPDFAPSYIEQDFTRQTPNEYLVQACPLSDIEHTVEAILPAKRIADLLKIRSGSPCLLLNRRTWSNKNLISTALLYHPGDKYKLSSRSKV; translated from the coding sequence ATGGCTCAGTCCCCGCGATACTTACAAATCAAACAATATCTCCATGAGAAGATCCAATCCCGGGTCTGGCCGCCGGGTCACCGGATCCCTACTGAAATCGAACTGTCGGAGCAATTTTCTGTCAGTCGGATGACCGCCAACAAAGCGATTCGTGATTTAGTCAAAGACGGGCTACTCGAGCGTACACCGCGACTGGGCACATTTGTTTGCCAGAAAAAGGCAGAATCGCCGCTGATGGCGATCCGCAATATTGCCGAAGAGGTAAAAAACCGCGGCCATCATTATACCAGTGAGGTGATCAGCCAGGCCACCGTGAAAGCGAGTGATGAAATTGCGCTGCAACTGGGGGTCCGCCATGGCACCGATGTTTATTTTACCCAGATTGTCCACTTCGAGAATGACAGCCCTATCCAGTTGGAAGAGCGCTGGGTCAACCCTGACTTTGCCCCGAGTTATATCGAGCAGGACTTTACCCGCCAAACCCCGAATGAATACCTGGTCCAGGCCTGCCCGCTGAGTGACATCGAGCATACGGTCGAAGCCATTCTGCCGGCTAAGCGAATTGCCGATTTACTGAAGATCCGCTCAGGCTCCCCTTGTCTGCTGCTCAACCGCCGAACCTGGAGCAATAAGAACCTGATCAGTACCGCCCTGCTCTACCATCCGGGCGACAAGTACAAACTCAGCTCCCGCAGCAAGGTATAA
- the hutI gene encoding imidazolonepropionase, whose translation MDRVLTNLKLVTMQPDNGYQIIDNAMIGIQDGKIQFAGHADEHPDCHGHPQVIDCQGALVTPGLIDCHTHLVYAGNRANEFEQRLNGVPYEAIAKAGGGILSTVRATRTATEDELFELAVARLAGLKQDGVTTVEIKSGYGLTLEDELKMLRVARRIGRASDIKVSTTLLAAHALPPEFAGRSDDYIDFVCQNIIPAAANEQLADAVDVFCEGIAFSPAQCQRVFEAAKTHGLQIKGHTEQLSNLGGSALAAQMGATSVDHIEFLDEAGVKALATHGTVATLLPGAFYFLRETQLPPIALLRQHQVPMALATDFNPGTSPIASLRTMMNMGCTLFRLTPEECLRGVTCHAAQALGLQESRGQIKPGMDADLALWQVATPAELSYRLGVPDLMARVVDGHLFPANGAFNHAN comes from the coding sequence ATGGATCGCGTACTGACAAATCTCAAACTGGTCACGATGCAGCCGGACAATGGCTACCAGATCATCGACAATGCCATGATTGGTATTCAGGACGGAAAAATTCAATTCGCCGGCCATGCCGATGAACACCCGGACTGCCATGGTCATCCGCAGGTGATTGACTGTCAGGGCGCACTGGTGACACCGGGGCTGATCGACTGCCACACCCACCTGGTGTATGCCGGCAATCGTGCCAATGAGTTTGAGCAGCGCCTCAATGGGGTTCCTTACGAAGCGATCGCCAAGGCCGGCGGCGGAATTCTGTCTACCGTTCGTGCAACGCGCACCGCAACCGAAGATGAACTGTTTGAACTAGCCGTAGCGCGCCTGGCCGGTCTGAAACAGGATGGCGTCACCACGGTCGAGATCAAATCCGGCTATGGCCTGACCCTGGAAGATGAGCTGAAGATGCTGCGTGTCGCCCGCCGAATTGGCAGGGCGTCCGATATCAAAGTCTCGACCACCCTGCTGGCCGCCCATGCCCTGCCGCCGGAATTTGCCGGACGCAGCGACGACTACATCGACTTTGTCTGCCAGAACATCATCCCGGCAGCAGCCAACGAGCAACTGGCCGATGCGGTTGATGTATTCTGCGAGGGCATCGCGTTCAGCCCGGCCCAGTGCCAGCGTGTATTTGAGGCCGCCAAAACCCACGGCCTGCAGATTAAAGGACATACCGAACAACTGTCGAACCTGGGCGGCAGCGCACTGGCTGCCCAAATGGGGGCCACTTCGGTCGATCACATCGAGTTTCTGGACGAAGCCGGGGTAAAAGCACTGGCAACCCACGGGACCGTCGCGACCCTGCTGCCGGGCGCCTTCTATTTCCTGCGGGAAACCCAGTTGCCACCGATTGCGCTGTTACGCCAACACCAGGTGCCGATGGCCCTGGCGACTGATTTCAACCCGGGGACCTCCCCGATTGCCTCGCTGCGCACCATGATGAACATGGGCTGCACCCTGTTCCGCCTGACACCGGAAGAGTGTCTGCGCGGCGTCACCTGCCACGCGGCGCAAGCCCTTGGCCTGCAGGAGAGCCGCGGACAAATCAAACCGGGCATGGATGCGGATCTGGCCCTGTGGCAGGTTGCGACGCCTGCCGAACTGTCTTATCGCCTGGGTGTTCCGGACTTAATGGCGCGTGTCGTCGATGGACATCTGTTTCCAGCTAACGGAGCGTTCAACCATGCCAATTGA
- the hutG gene encoding formimidoylglutamase: protein MPIDMSTWTGRTDPEDGELGLRWHQVVQPADQANEEGIMLLGFACDEGVSRNKGRTGAYQAPQAIRKTLANLAWHHQEPIYDGGDICCNDGNLELAQYRLGEDVCRALRQRHKVIVFGGGHEVAWGTFQGIGNYLLQKQQAGATEGTDAEAPPSRPAPRVGIINFDAHFDLRNPPAGQQSNMGSSGTPFHQAARFCQLQNWPFRYACLGLSRTSNTQALYDKADRLGVLYKDDTELTHQHLEQTLNELQAFIDQCDHLYLTIDLDVFPAAVAPGVSAPAARGVPFDIVEQLLEPILAAKNQAGESKILVADLAEYNPRFDIDNHTARLAARLAWTIARAIR, encoded by the coding sequence ATGCCAATTGATATGAGTACCTGGACCGGTCGTACCGATCCGGAAGACGGTGAGCTGGGTCTGCGCTGGCACCAGGTGGTCCAGCCGGCGGATCAAGCCAATGAAGAAGGCATTATGCTACTCGGCTTTGCCTGCGATGAAGGGGTATCCCGCAACAAAGGTCGCACCGGCGCCTACCAGGCACCGCAAGCGATTCGAAAAACGCTGGCGAACCTGGCCTGGCATCACCAAGAGCCGATCTACGACGGTGGTGACATCTGCTGTAACGACGGCAATCTGGAGTTGGCCCAGTACCGGCTGGGTGAAGACGTCTGCCGTGCACTGCGCCAACGCCACAAAGTGATTGTTTTCGGCGGCGGCCACGAAGTTGCCTGGGGAACCTTCCAGGGGATCGGTAATTACCTGCTGCAAAAGCAACAAGCAGGTGCTACGGAAGGCACAGATGCCGAAGCTCCGCCGTCTCGTCCGGCACCACGCGTCGGGATCATTAACTTTGACGCCCACTTCGACCTGCGTAACCCGCCGGCCGGGCAGCAGTCCAATATGGGTAGCTCAGGTACACCGTTCCATCAGGCAGCCCGCTTCTGCCAGCTGCAAAACTGGCCGTTCCGCTATGCCTGTCTGGGCCTGAGCCGGACCAGCAATACCCAGGCGCTGTACGACAAGGCCGACCGTCTGGGGGTGCTGTACAAGGATGATACCGAGCTGACCCATCAGCACCTTGAGCAGACGTTGAATGAATTACAAGCGTTTATTGATCAGTGCGATCATCTTTACCTGACCATTGATCTGGACGTATTTCCCGCCGCTGTTGCCCCCGGGGTCAGTGCCCCGGCCGCGCGCGGCGTTCCATTCGATATCGTCGAGCAGTTACTCGAGCCCATTCTGGCAGCGAAAAACCAGGCGGGTGAATCCAAGATCCTGGTCGCCGACCTGGCCGAGTACAACCCGCGATTCGATATTGATAACCACACAGCACGGCTGGCCGCACGGTTAGCCTGGACTATCGCCCGTGCCATCCGATAA
- the hutU gene encoding urocanate hydratase yields the protein MTQSTTQQNPRLDETRTIKAPTGTQLNAKSWLTEAPLRMLMNNLHPDVAEHPHSLVVYGGIGRAARNWECYDKIVEVLKRLEEDETLMVQSGKPVGVFKTHANAPRVLIANSNLVPHWANWEHFNELDKKGLMMYGQMTAGSWIYIGSQGIVQGTYETFVAMAKTHFNGDASGRWILTGGLGGMGGAQPLAATMAGFSMIAVECDESRIDYRLRTGYVDCKATSLDEALAIVEEAKQTGKPVSVGLLGNAADIYPEIVRRGIVPDGTTDQTSAHDPLNGYLPQGWSMEYAAEMRLKDEAAVVKAAKASMAVQVQAMLDLQKAGSATVDYGNNIRQMALEEGVENAFDFPGFVPAYIRPLFCEGVGPFRWAALSGDPEDIYKTDQKVKELIPDNPHLHNWLDMARERIQFQGLPARICWVGLKDRARLGKAFNEMVKNGELKAPIVIGRDHLDSGSVASPNRETEGMMDGSDTVSDWPLLNALLNTASGATWVSLHHGGGVGMGFSQHSGMVVVCDGSDEAGERVGRVLRNDPATGVMRHADAGYDIAINCAKEQGLDLPMITTK from the coding sequence ATGACACAATCTACGACTCAACAAAACCCACGTTTAGATGAAACTCGGACCATCAAAGCGCCGACCGGTACCCAGCTCAATGCCAAGTCATGGCTGACGGAAGCCCCACTACGGATGCTGATGAACAACCTGCACCCGGATGTTGCGGAGCACCCGCACTCTCTGGTGGTTTACGGCGGCATTGGCCGTGCGGCACGAAACTGGGAATGCTACGACAAGATTGTTGAGGTTCTGAAACGCCTGGAAGAAGATGAAACCCTGATGGTTCAGTCCGGTAAGCCGGTCGGCGTCTTTAAGACCCACGCCAATGCGCCGCGCGTGCTGATCGCCAACTCCAACCTGGTGCCGCACTGGGCCAACTGGGAACACTTTAACGAGCTGGATAAAAAAGGCCTGATGATGTACGGCCAGATGACGGCCGGAAGCTGGATTTACATCGGCTCACAGGGCATCGTCCAGGGCACCTACGAAACCTTTGTCGCGATGGCCAAGACTCACTTCAACGGCGACGCGTCAGGCCGCTGGATCCTGACCGGCGGCTTGGGCGGCATGGGTGGTGCTCAGCCACTGGCTGCGACCATGGCTGGCTTCTCGATGATTGCGGTCGAATGTGATGAGAGCCGTATCGACTACCGCCTGCGCACCGGCTACGTCGACTGTAAAGCCACCTCGCTGGATGAAGCGCTGGCCATTGTCGAAGAAGCCAAGCAAACCGGCAAACCGGTTTCTGTCGGCCTGCTGGGCAACGCCGCCGATATCTATCCGGAAATTGTTCGCCGCGGCATTGTACCGGACGGCACTACGGATCAGACTTCAGCTCACGACCCGCTCAATGGCTACCTGCCACAAGGCTGGAGCATGGAATACGCCGCTGAAATGCGTCTGAAAGACGAAGCGGCTGTGGTGAAAGCGGCGAAAGCCTCCATGGCAGTTCAGGTTCAGGCGATGCTGGATCTGCAAAAAGCCGGCTCGGCAACCGTGGACTACGGCAACAACATCCGCCAGATGGCACTGGAAGAAGGTGTTGAAAACGCATTCGACTTCCCTGGCTTCGTTCCGGCTTACATCCGTCCGCTGTTCTGTGAAGGTGTCGGTCCGTTCCGTTGGGCTGCTCTGTCCGGCGATCCGGAAGATATCTACAAAACGGATCAGAAAGTGAAAGAGCTGATCCCGGACAACCCGCACCTGCACAACTGGCTGGACATGGCGCGCGAGCGCATTCAGTTCCAGGGCCTGCCGGCGCGTATCTGCTGGGTGGGTCTGAAAGATCGTGCCCGCCTGGGGAAAGCCTTCAACGAAATGGTGAAAAATGGTGAGCTGAAAGCACCAATTGTCATCGGTCGTGACCACCTGGACTCCGGCTCTGTTGCCAGCCCGAACCGTGAAACCGAAGGCATGATGGACGGCTCCGATACGGTTTCCGACTGGCCGCTGCTGAACGCCCTGCTGAACACCGCATCCGGTGCCACCTGGGTATCGCTGCACCACGGCGGTGGTGTCGGCATGGGCTTCTCACAGCACTCTGGTATGGTTGTGGTCTGTGACGGCTCTGATGAAGCCGGTGAGCGTGTCGGTCGCGTGCTGCGCAACGACCCGGCCACAGGCGTCATGCGCCATGCTGATGCCGGTTACGATATTGCGATTAACTGCGCCAAAGAGCAGGGTCTGGACCTGCCAATGATCACCACCAAATAA